The Clostridium sp. DL-VIII DNA window TTTGAACTAATAACTATTTTAGATGGCTTTATATTTTTTATATTTAATAATATTTGACTTAACTCATCATTAAATAGATATCTTTCCTTATTATAATATTTATCTATATTTTCATCATTCATCTCTAATATAGCATTATTAAGTAATGTACTATTCCTCTTCTTATTTTCATCTTCAACAAAGTTCATTTTAACATTTTTCTTAAAAATTTTTTCATCAATTAAAAATTCTCTTGCTCCAAATTTACTGTTTTCAATTTGTTCTCTAAATGAAATAATATAGCTCTCATCTTGCTCATCGCCTGTTTCAAATGTAATGCTATTATCTGATAAATTTTTAAAAATATTAATCTTTTTCTCTAAATAAAGTGTTCTTCCATATTCCTTTTCTAAAATTTGATAGATTTCCTTTAATCTAACTAATTCTGAATTTTCAACATTGTATTCTTCTTGTCTCTCTTTATATATGTTATTAAAGCGATTAAAATTTTTTGAGATAAACTCTTCATCAATATTTACTTTGCATTCAAGCCACGGATTGTTTTTTTTAACATTTTCAACAAGTTTTATCTCTCCAAAAATTTCGCCAGTGATACAATCAATATAAATTTTTCTTAAATTTTCTTTTTCAATTGTTTCTTGAATTAATTGTTGTAATGCTTCATTACCTTTAACTGTTAATTTTAGTGTTGTTCCTATAACATGAATTAATCTTTCCACAGACATATCCGCTATCACATCATATAAGATTTCTTCTTCTATACCAGTTATCTCTGAAATTTGTTTTATATCTGATATATTACTTTTTATAAGTTTAATTATTATTTCATAAAAAAATAATAATTCTTGTTGCTTTCTTACCAGAATTTTTAGTCCAATTTCCTCTATTGGTATATATAACTTTCTTGATGTTATATATTCGTATCCATCTTTAACATGAACCATATTTTCCAAATCATATTTTATTTCCACGCTTTTACCCCACTATTGATGTTTATTTTGCTCTTGAATTGTTTTATAATCAATAAACTTACATTGTTCATTTTTTTCAATATAATCAATTATTTCTGTAAATCTATTACCTTGAATGCTTCTTTTATTTAAAAATTGTTTATCTCCAACTATTATGAGTAATTTTTTTGCTCTTGAGAAAGCAACATTTAATCTCTCTTCAGACCTCAAAAATCCAATTCTGTTATTTATATTGCTTCTTACCGTAGAATATATAATTACATCTTTTTGTCCTCCTTGAAATGCATCCACAGAATTAATAGCTACTTCTCCTTTAATGTTATTAGTACTTATATTCATTACTTCATTTTTTATCCAATTTTTTTGAGCACTATATGGTGTTATGACTCCAACTTCAATATCATTATTCGAATTTTTATTTATTAGTTTCAATTGTTCCCTAACTATATTAGCTTCTAATTCATTTCTAAATGTTTTAGAAATCTCTTTCTCTCCTTTATTTTTACACCTTGAAGTATCAACCCATATTATTGAGAATCCATCATATTCCTTAATATTATGTTTTCTATTCTCCTCTTTAACACCATTAGAAATTTCTTTTGAGTAAAATAATCTGCTTATCATTGTTCCAATTACAGGATGCATTCTATATTGAGTCTTAAGTGTTTGTTTATTGTTATCATTCAAATGCTTAAATAATTTTAAAAATATTCCACTATATAAAGTATCTGAATTAATATTGCTTTCATTGAATTTTCTTCTACTTCTTTTTATTAAGTTTTCATCTAAGACTGGTGGAAGTTGCTTATGGTCTCCAACTAATATAATTTTCTTAGACTTTATTATAGATAGAATTAATTCTGGGAATGTGGCTTTGGCTGCTTCATCAATAATTAAATAATCAAAAGCCATATTATTAATGCTATTATTAGAAACAAATCCTGTACATGTCCCCGCTACAATAACTGAGTTTTTTATAAAATATCTTTCAAGCTCTAAATTACTTTTTATTCTATCACTCCATGATTTTTGAATAACCAAGCCTTTAAATTCCTTACTTTCTAATATGGAATTATATTTATCTTCAAACTCCTTAATTTTCATTTCCACTTTTTCTATATTTTTAATATTATTCTCGTCTGTTTTCTTAATACTTTCTAACTCTAACTTTAATTCATAATATTTGTTAAACTCTTCTTCTGGAAGCTTTATGTACTTTAAAATTCTATTTCTATTATTCTGTATTTTTTCAACAACACTATTTATCCATTTTTCTTGAACATTTTCAATTGAATAATTTTCTTTAACAATATCCGTTAAATCTTCACTCTTTCCAACTCTAATTACTTTTTCATTATCTTCATTAGCTTCTCTTAAATCCTCAAGCATTTTATCAACAGCCGCATGTGCTTGAGATACTAATAATATTTTTTTCTTAAAAACAGTTCCTTTACTTCCTATATTTAATATTTGTCGTACAATTTCAATAATAACTTTTGTTTTTCCAGTTCCCGGTGGGCCTTGAATTAATGCAATATCCTGTGAATTTAAAGCTTTTCTTACGGCTCTCCTTTGAATTGGGTCAAGTGTTATATCAAAAAATTTAATATCCTCTACATTTTCAAATGAAGATGCATCTGAAATTTGAGAAAAAATACTTTTTAAATTTTTTGTACTAACATATTCTTCATTATTAAATGCTGATATTGCTTTTGTTTCTCTCTTTATTAATGATAAATTTCTTCTATAATCTTCTGAAATAGTTCCCTTTTTATTAAGATGTTTATAATTGCCTTTTATACTTCGTTTTACATATAAATAATATTTGCCATTGTTTATTTCAAGCTTGTTAAAAGTTCCTATTTCCTTAGGTATTATTTTTTTCCCTTGTGATTTTTCACATATAAATACAATTTCCTTATTTATTCTTTCATCTAAATCATAATAGTCACTTTCTTTTATATCAAAAATATAATAATCATCAGTGGTCTTAAATGATTTATAATTTATTTTTATGGCTTCATTCTTGCATTCTTCTTCCATTATTTCTAATAGTTTATGCCACGCAGAAAAGTTTTTGCTATATTCATTGTTTACATTTGCATCTGAATTTAACTTAGCCTTGAAACTTTTTATTTCATTAGTTAATTCAAAATTATCATTTTCACATGTACTATCGCTATTACAAAATTCCATATCCCCTTGTATTTTCATCATTGTTCTTTTTACTTTTTGTCTTTGATTCGGGTACAATTTATTAACTCTGCCAACTAAAAACATTTGCTTATCTTTTTGATAAATACAGTCAAATCTAAAACTATTGCCATAAAATCTATAGCTTTCTTCGTCTTCATCTAACTTTTCAAAATCAATGTATGCTTCTAAGAAATCATTATATATATCTTCTTTTAAAATTTCAGAATAATTTTTATGTAAAGGTACTAAAGATGTATTTTTCATATGTTGCAAACTACCACTATTTAATTTGACAATATATTTTTTATCAGATTTTATAATATTCTTGATGAATTGTAATATATTCTTTTTTACTTCAAAAATATCTTTATACCTATTATCTACATCAAGCATAACCATTTTCTTAACTATTTCAATTAAATTTATATCCATACCTGACGAAGATATTTTTTCTTCAAATTTATCTGGCAATGGTGGCTCTTCTCCTGTAAATAAATAATATATTACTGCACCTACAGAATATATATCACTCTGTTCTGTCGCATTTTCACTGTGTTGTATAACTTCTGGGGCCGCATATCTATTAGTAGCAAATTGAAATACTGTATCACAATTTACCATATCTTTTATTTTACTGATGCCAAAGTCTATCAATTTTAGTTTATTTCCATTATATATCATTATATTTTTAGGATTTATATCTCTATGTATTATATTATTTTCATGTGCCACCTGAACAGCTTCTATTAGTTGCTCTATTATTTTATATTTATCAATATTTCCATATTCAAGTACATCCTTATCTCTTAAGGTCTCACCTTGTATATTTTCTAAGAAAACAAGTCCACAATTTCCGTATTCTTTACTTTCTATGGTATTAAATTCTATTAATTTAACTATATTATCACATGTTCTTAGTTTAGTTAATGCTCGTACTTCTCTTTCAAATAAGACATTATGTAATGGCGTATTTATGCCTTTTATTATTTTTAACATATAGCATTCTTCTGTTTTATCATTTTGAATCAGCAAAACATCAGAATAACTATTTTTATCTTCCTTTACTGGATTTATTAATGTATATCCTTCAAGCATAGAAGCTCCTCCATATTTTTATAAAATAATTACCTATATATCATATATTATACTATTCATATATAATTTTACTATATTGTATTTCAAAATTCTATGCCTTTACTTCCTCTACCCATCTTGCACTTTTTCTGTAAAAACATAATAACTATCGAAAGCTTATCACTACCCAAGTAATTAATCATTTTAATATGTCTTAAAATTTCTACTCTAAATATAATTGAAATTGTGATAAAAAATGCTATATGAAAATTTAACTTTTATCTTCTGAATACTCACCTCTTCATATTTTTATCTTCATTTGCAAATAAAAAAGAGCTAACTTTTTATAATCAGCTCTGAACTCCTTAAATTAATAATATAAATTGTGCAATCATATATATACTTACTATACTCTATTCTATTTATTTTTTTACTTCTTTTCGTATGGTTCCTATTTTTTTATCGCTTCTTGTATCTCTACCATTTTCATTGCGAATTGTCCCTTTAGGGAATCCATTTTTCTTTTCAAATGTGCCTACAGTACAATCACTTCTTGTCATTCTTGCCATATAAATCACTCCTAACCATAATAAAATATAACAGATAAACTAATTTTAAATACCTCTCAAACTAATATTTTCAGATTCTTAATTATTACTTATATGCTTGTATTATTGAGACTATCAAACCCGCAATGCTTGATGTATTCGCTATAAATGAAAATGCCTTATTTAGTGAGGCCAGTTTAGTCTTTATAAAATTATTATCTCTCTGCTCTTCTTGCTTTACTATTTCATCTTCAAACTCTTGATAATTTTTTAATACAATTTCTCTATCATCGTCATTATATTTTTCAACTATATTTAATTTAAGTAATTCTAATATCTTCCCAATTTCATTAAACTCTTGATTAAAATTCTTAGCAATTTGTTTCGCATTATCTCCTATATTTATGTTTCCCTGAAATACATTATTACTGCCTATACTAATCCCCATCTTTTAACTCTCCCTCATTTCCTATATTAATTTCTCCATCGAATTTATTTTCCGAACCTAATTGAATTTGCTTAGGTGATACTACATTAGTAATCTCGATTCCATTGCTTTTCTTCAAAGGTACTAATTCCGCAAATGGTAAATATTCATTAATATACAATAATATTGATTTAACACTTTCCAATATAGATAAATGTAAATCCTCTGACTTAAATAAATATTCATATTCAATTATTAATCTTCTATGTAAAGGAATGGTTATTTGTGGATTTTCCAAACAAAATGGTGGTACTACAAAATTTCCTTTTAATGAGTACTCCTCTTTAGATAATTGTTTAGGATACCAAAATAATTCTTTCTTCTTCTCTAATTCCATTGCTTTATTTTCTAATCCACTTAACCGTTTAGTTATTGAGTTACTTGCTATTACCCTATTCAACAGTTCAGATATTAATTCAATATAATTAGAAAGTTCCATTCTTACTTTATTAGCTTTTTCTTGAATTTCATTTTCCAAGCTTTTCATATACTTTTCTGATAAGAATGAATATTCTTCATTAATTACTCCGTATAAAGAATCTCTTAGGCATGGAGTTGTAGGGATACTAAAATAATTTTCTTTAATACAATAGGCATTACTAAAAGGTAAAAATGGTATTTGGGAATGTGCTTTTTCCATATCATTCATTAAGCTCCAAAAACATTTCTCAAAATCATCAAATTTCTTATAACTTTTCTTCATCTTAGTAAGTAATTCTGTAATTTCTAAAATATATTTCTCGTTTTTACTTTTCAAATCAGTAATTGCCTTGACCTGTAACTCATTCATTTATTCTTCTCCTTATTACAATCACATTTTATACTTATTATACCATAATTTTCATAAATTATAATTTCATCAAAAATCATTTTAATATATGCTTATAAAGATATGTCTAAAGCTCTTTAAATCTTATTATTGCATGTCAACTTTATTTTTCTTAGGAGTAATCTTTTCAAACCATTCATTATCATTCTTATAAAGCCAGCTATACAATCCCTTACCAATCTTTTTATATTCACATTTTTTTAAATTAGGATTATCTCTTAATACTTGTAACCATCTTTCCCTTTGGATTTCTAAATCCAACCTTGGATTTGGTATATAACTATATTCTTTCTTTCCTGTTGCCTCTTCTGTTTCAAATAAATCTTCTATATCTATACCCAAAAATTGTATCATTAGCAAATGTCTTAATATATGCTTTTGCCTACTACTACTTCTTATAAATCTTCTAAACCAATTGTTATCATCTTCAAGGTCTACTTCATTTTGCATTATTTTTAAATATTTATTTGAATAAAAATCTACAAAAGCTTGCTCAAGCTCTTTAATATATAAGCTTCCATTCTTGCTTGCGAATCCTTTTTTTCTTAATAAATCTATATAAATATTCCTAAAAAACTCTTTTCCTTTTTTAGGAACATGATTTTTTAACAAATATTCTGCTAATTCTATATATTTTAAGTTAACATTTATAAATTCTCCGTCTATTACTGGCTTTGATTTAGAAAAATCTATATCCTCTAAACAAACAAAATCTATTCTGCTGTCATTTGAACATATATTTGATTTTAGCAATGGTATCTGATGCTTTTTACAATAAAAAACGCCTACAACCTGATGAAGCACACGCCAATAACTTTCCCCATATTTATTAATATCCTCTTCCAAACATTTAGGACAATATAATAAATTATTAGGCATTTCTATTTTTGAACTTGCTAAGCCAAACTTAACATACGGACTGAACCTTTTTCCTTTTCTCATTCCATTATATATAAGTAAAGTTTTTTCTTCAGTCAACGTTGAAGAAAAAACTCTAAATAAAGTATGTTCTTTTATTAATTTATCCACAGTTAATTTACTATTTATGGGTAGATTGTTTATAAGTTGTTCACAATGTACTGGAAAATATACACTGTTTAAAGAAACTTTTTCATTATATAAATCCTTCATTAACGCTTTTTTATTTACTATTCCTGTCATTCTCCTATATCTTGATATGCAACTATATAATAATTCATCTTCATATACTGTAGGGAAACAATTCATCATAACTCCTCATCACCTAATATCTCATCAAAATTTACTATTATTCCTTTGCTTTTTAATGCTTGATATTCAGATATATTATCTTCCTTCCCTTCTATTACTATTTTTCTTATATCACTATCATCCAATTCTGATATTTTTATTTTATTTCTTTTAGTTATCCTTTGTTCAGCTACCTCTAACTTTTTTAATTTCTCTTTAACATTAGTTTCTGTAATATTCTTACAACTTATTTTACCGTCTTCAATTTCTTGAATATCCTCAAATCTCATCTTTTTAACCTTATTATTACTTTTTATAGCTGATATCATTGGCTGTAAGACTGTAAATTCTTTATTCCATACACTGTTTATCAATTCTAAATCAAGCTCTTCTATTTCCTTTTCTATTAATCTTTTTTGGATATTAACAAATAATTTCACTACTAAATCACATATTCCCTGTGTCTTTTCATAAAAGATATTAATTATTTCTTTTGTAAGCTTTACTGGTTTACTAAGCCATTGATATTTCCAAATTCCTTTAATAAAAATTTCAAATTCTCTATCATTCTTCATTGAATTAAATATTATTGCTCCACTTCCTGTAACTCTCCTTGCTATTCTCATTTCCTGTTGTAGCATGCTATATGATGCAGGAGTACCTATTAATAACAACGGAACACCAAAACTATTCATAAGTGCTACAAAATAATTCATAACCTGCTTTGCTCCTTTATCTAAATGTTGCAATTCATCTACTACAAGCAATCCTAATCCAATATTATTTGCAAGTTGTCCCATTATCGGTATCATTGCATCTACAGATAAATGCTTTGAAACATACCTTTCCATATTATTTGTTCCTAATAATGAATCCAATTTTGAAAAAAACTGAAGTGTTAATGACTTTATGCTTCCATTTGCAGGAGCTTCTAACTTAATCCAAGTAACTTGAATTTGGCTAAAATTTATATTTTGATATTCATT harbors:
- a CDS encoding AAA domain-containing protein — its product is MLEGYTLINPVKEDKNSYSDVLLIQNDKTEECYMLKIIKGINTPLHNVLFEREVRALTKLRTCDNIVKLIEFNTIESKEYGNCGLVFLENIQGETLRDKDVLEYGNIDKYKIIEQLIEAVQVAHENNIIHRDINPKNIMIYNGNKLKLIDFGISKIKDMVNCDTVFQFATNRYAAPEVIQHSENATEQSDIYSVGAVIYYLFTGEEPPLPDKFEEKISSSGMDINLIEIVKKMVMLDVDNRYKDIFEVKKNILQFIKNIIKSDKKYIVKLNSGSLQHMKNTSLVPLHKNYSEILKEDIYNDFLEAYIDFEKLDEDEESYRFYGNSFRFDCIYQKDKQMFLVGRVNKLYPNQRQKVKRTMMKIQGDMEFCNSDSTCENDNFELTNEIKSFKAKLNSDANVNNEYSKNFSAWHKLLEIMEEECKNEAIKINYKSFKTTDDYYIFDIKESDYYDLDERINKEIVFICEKSQGKKIIPKEIGTFNKLEINNGKYYLYVKRSIKGNYKHLNKKGTISEDYRRNLSLIKRETKAISAFNNEEYVSTKNLKSIFSQISDASSFENVEDIKFFDITLDPIQRRAVRKALNSQDIALIQGPPGTGKTKVIIEIVRQILNIGSKGTVFKKKILLVSQAHAAVDKMLEDLREANEDNEKVIRVGKSEDLTDIVKENYSIENVQEKWINSVVEKIQNNRNRILKYIKLPEEEFNKYYELKLELESIKKTDENNIKNIEKVEMKIKEFEDKYNSILESKEFKGLVIQKSWSDRIKSNLELERYFIKNSVIVAGTCTGFVSNNSINNMAFDYLIIDEAAKATFPELILSIIKSKKIILVGDHKQLPPVLDENLIKRSRRKFNESNINSDTLYSGIFLKLFKHLNDNNKQTLKTQYRMHPVIGTMISRLFYSKEISNGVKEENRKHNIKEYDGFSIIWVDTSRCKNKGEKEISKTFRNELEANIVREQLKLINKNSNNDIEVGVITPYSAQKNWIKNEVMNISTNNIKGEVAINSVDAFQGGQKDVIIYSTVRSNINNRIGFLRSEERLNVAFSRAKKLLIIVGDKQFLNKRSIQGNRFTEIIDYIEKNEQCKFIDYKTIQEQNKHQ
- a CDS encoding TnsD family Tn7-like transposition protein, with the translated sequence MMNCFPTVYEDELLYSCISRYRRMTGIVNKKALMKDLYNEKVSLNSVYFPVHCEQLINNLPINSKLTVDKLIKEHTLFRVFSSTLTEEKTLLIYNGMRKGKRFSPYVKFGLASSKIEMPNNLLYCPKCLEEDINKYGESYWRVLHQVVGVFYCKKHQIPLLKSNICSNDSRIDFVCLEDIDFSKSKPVIDGEFINVNLKYIELAEYLLKNHVPKKGKEFFRNIYIDLLRKKGFASKNGSLYIKELEQAFVDFYSNKYLKIMQNEVDLEDDNNWFRRFIRSSSRQKHILRHLLMIQFLGIDIEDLFETEEATGKKEYSYIPNPRLDLEIQRERWLQVLRDNPNLKKCEYKKIGKGLYSWLYKNDNEWFEKITPKKNKVDMQ
- a CDS encoding ATP-binding protein; the protein is MSKEIILTNGTVAIEAEYKEQLIEEFNNPYIQVLPDIIPKEQIVNELLFKPKIKKDELALPKEFKLNILPRIYKVFQPLPLHIEIWNMINSLIRQGYIARNPINPLFKRYSNKLGNEILNKTYNLDADENFRTTAQCGLLIGVSGMGKSTTVQRVLSKIPPVIVHNEYQNINFSQIQVTWIKLEAPANGSIKSLTLQFFSKLDSLLGTNNMERYVSKHLSVDAMIPIMGQLANNIGLGLLVVDELQHLDKGAKQVMNYFVALMNSFGVPLLLIGTPASYSMLQQEMRIARRVTGSGAIIFNSMKNDREFEIFIKGIWKYQWLSKPVKLTKEIINIFYEKTQGICDLVVKLFVNIQKRLIEKEIEELDLELINSVWNKEFTVLQPMISAIKSNNKVKKMRFEDIQEIEDGKISCKNITETNVKEKLKKLEVAEQRITKRNKIKISELDDSDIRKIVIEGKEDNISEYQALKSKGIIVNFDEILGDEEL